DNA from Scheffersomyces stipitis CBS 6054 chromosome 1, whole genome shotgun sequence:
GGGCGAAGTGAGAACATCGTCCaaattattgttgttggattcAGTCTGTTTGGGCGTTCTCCATGTCGGAGGATTTAGACTTGCAACAGAGGACGTCATATTTTGTAGTAGAAATGTGTGGAAAAAGTAAGTTGAATATAATGAATGATTGATATTGAATGTTATGAGTTAATCTTCAATGTGATAGTTAAGACTTGGTCGACAATATGATGTTTAAGAATGCTTTTTGATTGTGATATGTAAAACCTATTCGTGAATGAAGCTTATGTGGCTATCAGGCCTAATTGTAGCAAGACTCTGGCGATGAGATAAAGTTTTGGATCTTCAAGCTTTTAGGTTCTTAATATGAAGTCTGGAATTCGACTCTTGATACGAGGTATTGAAACTTGAATTACGATATCCGATTTTATACTAATATGGGATACTCAATGTGTCTCTTAATTTAACGCACTTCTGAGTCTATGCGATGAGATCTACCACTCTCTTCTCAACAACTAGTCGGCAAATCTTACAAGTATCTTCCTACTCGTTGAAAGTCGATATGGTAATGAGTCACGATCGCAAAACCCTGCTGTCGTCTATCACAACGTCGGTGTCGATGTTTGACCTGAGAAATGTGAGGCTCTCTGCTGCTGATTGCTGTTGCTAGAGAAACCTACGGATAGCCGGATAAACTAATATATTGTGGTTTCTTCAACGTGCTGGGAAGCGCTTTCAATTGTGTGTCGAGACTGTAAACTGTGACAGAATACGAGACAGTCGTATCCGTAATCTTCTCCTCAAGACACGATAACACAGTCCGTGTTATCTTGTGGGCTAGACGCTATCAACAGTGAACAATTAGAATGTCACACCACTTTGCAAACCTACAACAAGTATCAAGCACCAATTGTCACAATTGTCTTTCGCAATTTCCAACTGCCTAGACCAAAATATCAACTAAGATCGTCTATCACCACAAAAAAATAGCTTACCTTACTTTCGACAAAATCCCGATAACAACCACCTCATACTGAACAGTGGAGAATTCGAGGAGCAGGGAGGAGAAGGGACTGCACACAAATAGATCGTTCTCGTAATTCAGCGACTGCAGATGGAGCCAACACAATCAAGAATCGATGGAAGCAAGCTGCTGTGGATAGGGCGGTAGATGTGATacagagaagaaaaaaacTGGTAAATAACGGCTATGATGCTGATAAGTGGCCTTACAAATTTGGAGGGTTTGGCCGTCTTTTTAACGGCCCTCTTCTGGTATCTCGTTTCTCTCGCCCACCGGAAAAATATAGTCCATCTCGCATATAGCGCAGACTATATCACATGACTTCATCCAGTCACTGGAAGATGCATTTTCGGGGACGGTTCCGAAGATCCGTGCTGCAGTAGTGTGGATCCTGTAGATCTTGCATGGATCTGGGCGGGGGCTGCTGGTTGTAGAGCTCAGCGCATATGGGATAGATAAACTgtaatggttgcaaaatgacAGATCACAGAGAGAAAAGCGCAAGCAATGGAAAGAGCAAATAATACGGAAACAATCCTGGTTTATTGGATACTTTTGAATTCCATTTGGTGATAGAAATCTAGAGTACTTCCCAAGAGATCTTCTACCATTAACTCACTTCGAATGAGTTTCTTAGAAAAATAGCTCTATACTAAGATCGTGTGCTAAATTCTTAGCATCACACTATcacaaaagaaagaacaattgtgcatttgaattgaaggaaacGAACAGCTCGATATTCTATTCGAGCCCTGCTTTAGACAATCTACACTACTTTACGCCTTATATCCGTTCAACCTGGTCTCGTGTCTCTATCATTATGTACATATCTATATATTTGGACTCAACATGTCGGCCTTGACCAAAGCATGGATCTAAAGAAAAGTTAGTAAATCTGTCGACTCTCTCATTAATAATAATTATACGTACGTCTTGTATCGAGGCATTGATGAACTGTCTCACTTCTAACACCAACCACACCTTGACCATGCTCAACGAGTtctcgttcttcaacaagtctcGTCCCTCCTTCAGCACTCCCAAGCGTCTCAACACTGGCAATGCACTATTTACAGTTAGTATTAGTTAAAGATGTTAAAGATGAATGCCGAAAATGATTCCTGCTAGGTGAAGAAGCAGGTTAGATGAAAAACATGGAAAATTCATTCTCGGTGGGAAATCCAATCAAAAGCGCGTATACGAACCTTGCAAACAAATCCAATTCTGGATCCAattgtcttccaagtccTTCTAGTAATAAAATAGCCACTATAACCGTTACAAAGTCACCCTCCATTCTGACATGATGGTTACGAACCATTCCCAATACCTGGTCCAACAAGTCTCCAATACTGATATTACCCAAGGTAAATGTTCTTTCCTTCATTCTGTCTACCAACTTCTCCACCTTGATGGCAAAAATCTCCTTGTTGATGGCCGTTTCGGGAGTTCGCGATCTTTCTACCATCAACTCTCCAGCCTTATACCCATCAAACTCAGATAGGGCTTTAAAAAGGTCTATAAAATTTACTCTATCAGTGTGATTCAACTCTGTGATCAACCCTACATCGAGGAAACATATCTCTGCATGGTATCCCTCTTCATACAACTCGCTCAATTTGGCACACCACGCATCTGAGTCGTCTCCCAACTTCATTAATTCGTTAGTTATTCTGTTCGTTTCTGTTTCGTTACTCGACTTAACGATCTTGTACTCCCTCTCGTGCTTGAAAAGTTCATTCTTATAGAACCGCACCATCATATTTCCAGGGTGCAAATCAGCATGAACAAAATTGTCAAGAATtaacattttcaagaacgCATCTAGGCCCTTGTCACTGATTTCTTTCGATAGGTTCTTGCCGAAGTTGTCCAGCAACGAGAGCATTTTGCTCATCGGAATCGCATGAATGAACTCTTCCACCAAAACATCCCTGGTAGTGAATCCCAAGTACGGTTTGGGGAAGTGTATATCCAAACGGTGACGGAAGTTATGTCtgaacttggccaagttcaacCCTTCTATACGCAAATCCAATTGCAAACGCATCAACATCGAGAACTGCTCTACTTCATCCGGAAGAGAGAGCCACTCCATCGTCGGAATGACGTTGATGACGGTCGCAAAGAATTTCATAATCTTCAAGTCTCGATTGATCTTGGTTTCTACATTTGGGTGCAACACCTTGATGGCAACATACTGGTTAGAAGTCAATGGATCGTTGTGTTCTGTGACTAGGATCCTATCCAAAAATGGCTCATCCTGCaaaagatcttcttcttgctggAGGTGGCTTTCCCAGTCGGTGGTCTTTCTGACTTTGGACAAAGCTTTGTCAGACAACTTTCCAATATATACCTGGGCGATTGCACCAACTCCCAACGGTTTTTCAAAGAACGCATCGAAGATCTCTTCAAACGGCAAATTGTCAAAACTGCCACTGATGATCCTCTTTGTCAGCTCCAAGGAATGCGGTGTTCCATCGGAGTGCAACTGCCCAAGCTCATCGCACATCTCCTTCGGAAATATGTCTGTACGGGAAGCAGCCCACTGGCCCAACTTCACAAAGGAAGCACCAGCCACTTCCGCAGACCATCTCAAATACGCAAACCAGATCTGCGCACCCGAGCGAACCGTTTTACCGGTCCGGAGATCTCGTCTTCCAAACCAACAGAGAGGAGAAGCAACAAGCACAGGAAGAAATATCAACGACAATTCAACAAAGCGAGCTACCGACACAAGCGGATCGATGACATAATCCTCTATAGTATATTTAACATAATAAATTATTCTAACAGCGACATTGTCATGGTTCAATCGTTGTGACCTGTGCTGTTCCAATCGAtcatgttcttctttctgcGAGGACTGGTAGAGTCCCAACTCGTAGGTTTCAGCTCCAGGATTCGGTAACAACTCATGGACTGAGGTTTCAATTGCCTGGACATCGTTGCTGATCCCTCTGTAGTAGAAATTGGCTGTCAAACATGAACCAACTCCTACTAACAATACTTTCACGATCAGCTTGCCacctgaaaaattgctGGTTTTCACCGAATGGGACACCAAGGACCTCAAAGGCATGATCCTTATAGTAGAAATAGTAGAAACACCACTACTTCGTAGTATTCCTCTTCCAAAAGGTAGTCTGGAAGCTCGGAACATGCTGAAAGTTGCGGTTCCCATGCTACGTTTCTAGATTCGATTCTAGGTTCTGTTGTTAGATCTAGATGAGTCTAGAATGTCGGAAAGGGCCCCTTAAATGAACGAGTGCAAAAGCAGAATGAAGTGAACGAACCTGAATGTTTTCACCTGTAAGTTGAAACTAACAATTGTTGtgtgaagaaaaggattGATACTAAATGTACAACCAACAGGTTTGACTGTGAAATATTGCTCTTCGAAAATCCGACCCATAAACTGAGCGCGCAAAGCGGCCGGATTGTCCGGATTATAAGAACTTAGTTAACAATATACACGTGACTCATATAGTCCAATTGCCTACTACTTTGCTAATATCCCGTTTATTCTCATGAATTCCTGTGAATTCTCTATATATCATCTGTAGGTTTACTGGACAGTCTAACCATCGTACTTTTGAGATGCTCCCGTAATAGTGAGCACCAGATAACGATATTAGACACTCCTTTTGCGTTGGAAGTAGGGCCCTTACGACTGACTATACCATCATGAGCATTCCAGCAGTCCAAATATACTGGCACCTTGATCCAATCGAGCCGATTTAACGAGTCAATGATAAACTTCTTATCAGGACCCATTTCTAACTTTGTCTTGCTGTTGAAAAGCGGAAATTTCTCTACATCCTTAACCTTCAAGGTAGCTAGATGTAACCTGGCAGCTTCGTCGTTCAATTCTAGACTCACAGATACCAAcctcttcttgttcttgtctgAAACAAGctcatcttcgtcttctgcTACGTAAACATCAACGATATCTCCACTAACAGGAGAACCATTGGCCGAGTTCTCGGTGATAGTGTTGTTAGAGTTCTCACTATCGccttcttcgtcttccttgATATCCCCATTTTTTCCTACAAACCTTTCTTCCGCATACATGATGTTTTCCATGGCATTGCCGGTGATCAGCGAGGTATCTCCCTTAAAAGACTCCTGGTGAATCAACTGTGCTCGTCTCTTACGTTGCTCCGTACCAATCTGAACATCTATAGGATCTACAGGCGAGTTACCGTACACGGTGTCTTTGAGCGTGTTCCAATGCTTTTCAACTTCCGGTAACGACAAGAACCGGACCTTGATCAGACTGTAGACAGAAACGTACAAACTGGTGATCAACACTAAGGGGATCCAGAAGGGCAAGAAGAACGCTGCCAACGCTGCGACAGCGAGAATCTTGGCAACCTTattcttctggagaaaaGTCATAGCCTCCTGCTTATTTCCCTCAAAAGTCTTGATATCTTGAGGTGAAAGCTGATGCGTTCTTGTCAAATCGACGAATTTCGGTCTGACATGAACGTCTCCCACCAGCAAATGGggcaagttcttcaagtatttgattttgacaACCTTCCAGTCGTCAAAGGGCGAGTACTCGGTGATGtaagaagtgaaaaaggCTACGGTACGATCATTTTTTACGTTGGCTAGGAGAATATGCTTCTCGAATTTTGCCAATCCGAGATAGAACTTTTTGTTTGGATCAGCCATTTCACGGAGAGCTTTATCGGTATCGGCTACAAACATTTGGCGACCCGAAGGTCCAAAAAGGTATGGACCCACAGCGTTGGCTGTGTTGTCAAAGATGTTGTTAGCAAAGAACTCTATACCAACATGAGGAGTAGCGTAAGtcgaaaagaagatagGCTTGACAGTTGCAAAGAAGTCCATTTCCTCCAAAAGTCCAATCAAGTACCGCGAAATAAGTCCGCCAAGCGAATAGCCTACAAATGAAATCTTAGTGACATTGTAgttgttcttctgcttGAGAGTCTCAATCTCGTAGAAAATCTCGGAGATCACCAGTCGGGCATTTCTTTCAAGCCCATCATATGTTTTCCAGAACCGAAAACTCGACGGCTTCAAAGTGACGACTTTCTCCGCCGAAACCAGCGGCAACATGTCTTTAACCAACCTTTCGATGGTCAACATGTGATTTGGACTGCCCCATAATCCGTGAACTAGCACAAAAAGATGTGCACTCTGCTCCTCCTTGGGCGGAGTTACACGAAGTGTAGAAGACGACAGCAGCATCTAAAGGACAGAAGCAACCGCAAGGATAGCAACccgaaaagaagagaagaaggaaaagagaagaaaaaaagtgaaactgaagaataAAGCAAAAATTTGTGGAGATAACGGAGAGCATTTTCATATGTATGCATGGAGTCGGAAACTGGACAAGCAGCATGAAACGGTATAAGTCATGTGATCCCATGAAAAAGCGGGTGCGAAATTTAGCTGGAGAGCCCAGATTCTGTGAGTACTGGAGAAGGCATGTCTCTGTTCAAGAGATTGGTCATTGTAAGAATTCGATATCATTGTCGTATAGACCCTTGAGATCTCATCTCTATTCTGGAActtttttgaaaaatgtctTCATAAATTCTTTCTACTGAGAGCTGCTGGGACTCTTGTTCACCTTATATCTATCCGGGTAACccactgaaaaatcaaggtcaaatagaagaaattatCATTTTCTGAATACTTCATACTCTTTATCTCCAGATTTCTTGACATATATACCGCCTATTGAGCTGGTTCAAACTCTCCCGAATACTCCAAAACTACAAATATTACCATGGCActttttggttcttcttctagcGCTGCTCCTGCTCCAGCCTCCAAATCTCTCAAGCAAGAGATACAAGACCAGATTTCCCAGGAATTGGCTGTAGCCAATGCCACCGAGTTAGTCAGCAAGATCACAGAGAACTgctttgaaaaatgtatCAGTCAACCAGGAACTTCTTTGAATGGTCAGGAAGATTTCTGTGTCAATCAATGTTTGGAGAAGTATATGAGATCGTGGAACGTGATCTCCAGAGCTTACATCACCAGAATTCAACAGTCGTCCAGCGAGAAGTAAATTGGATATACTTCAAGcgttgaaattgaaaagcaAGAGCTCACAAGAGAATTATTTCGATTATCGGAAAGCTCGTCAGTTTCTTGAGTCACTGAAGCTATGTTGATGAAGCTATCAAGTAAAGTCATAGTCATTTTGTAAATAGTAGAGTTCTCCTAGGAGATATTATAGAGTACTGTAATGCAGGTCAAGGTAGAATGTACTAGAATTGTAAGATTATAGAAAGTATCGAGTGGATTAAATGAAAAACGAGAATAGAGAATCAGAATATAGCCAGGCTTGGAGATTCCATGTTCGAATCTACTTGGTTTtattttctcttctttgcaaTCGCTGTCAAAAAAGTGAAACATGAAGACATTTCAAtggaagaacaagataAGGAACAAATATCCACCAGAATGGCACTGTTTCTAGATTTCACCAATCCAGCAGTatatgggtgcaaaaaacAGAGACCCGCACAGTTTTGCCAGAAATATACGAAAAAAAAACCAGtttacaatttcaaaaagaaacCGAACTTAACGAGACCACTTATGAAAACAATCTAGACAATTAACTTCTAAATCTACAGCAGGCAATTCATTtacaacttcttttatTACCTTCATTACAAAGATAGCCTTGTTATACCATTATATGTGCAGTACAAAGTCGTGCACATACCACGACAATAGTGGcgatttcaagaagttcagaaaCTACTAGGCTAAAGCGACGCTTCTTTCAGAGTTCAACAGGAAAGAcatcagaagaaagtcaaTTGAAGCTAAAATAGTGCTGAACTGTAGAAagcaagttgaagaatctaGACCAATACCgagaatttgaaatttcacaAGAATTGAGATTAGAATATAACATTCAATTTGATAAAGCAAGAATTGTGTAACGGAGAAGATAGAAAGATAACCATTTTGATTTCACTATAAACACCAATTTTACAGTTATTTCAGTCAATTTCGTTATTTAATCATTTCCTTATAGTTTCAATTTATCGTTACCATcattttttgattttcatattttacATTGAATTCAAAGTAATCTTATCCATTATATCCATAACAATATGAACGCTACTGTTGCTTCAGAATACTCATCGGAAATCCACTCCGTGCCCATTGAACATAGATTCAATCCATACTCCGATAATGGTGGTACCGTTTTGGGTATCGCCGGAGAAGACTTTGCTGTTTTGGCTGGAGACACCAGACAAGTAGAAGGGTATTCGATCCAGTCACGTTACCAGCCCAAGGTGTTCAATGTTGGGGACGACATTGTGATGACGGCCAACGGTTTTGCTGCCGATGGTGCTGCGTTAATTGACAGATTCAAGAACCAATTGCAATGGTATAAATTTGACCACGGCggaaagaagttgaatatcAAATCTGCTGCCAGATACATCCAGCATCTTCTTTACGGAAAGAGATTCTTTCCGTATTACGTTAGCACTTTGATAGCGGGACTCGACGAAGAAGGTAAGGGTGCTGTTTATTCGTACGACCCCGTAGGTTCTTATGAAAGAGAACAGTGTAGAGCTGGAGGAGCTGCTGCTTCGTTGATCATGCCCTTTTTAGATAATCAGGTTAACTTCAAGAACCAGTATGAACCTGGAAGTGATggcaagaaaaagagagaatTGAGATACTTGACGTTGGACGAAGTGTTGGAGTTGGTGCGCGAtgccttttcttcagccACAGAAAGACATATCCAAGTAGGTGATGGATTAGAGATCTTGATTGTCACTAAGGAAGGTGTGAGAACAGAGTACTTTGACTTGAAGAGAGATTAAGCTACATGTAGattctatatatataacGTTTATAGAATATCTATACAACGAATAGTGTACACATGGATTGTAAGTAAGATTGGAgatgatcttcaagatgaaaatgtagaaaGTTTGAATGGAAGTAGTGAATGGTAATGAAATGCAAAATTGAATATTAAGTCTTCTTATACATAGTCAGAATAGTCATGATTGTCTGTAATGAATACGAAATATCTCGTTTTGTCTCTCATAGACAGAATAGTCAGAATGTGCTTCATGGTAGAATATCCTTCAAGACATAATAGTCGGGAACTCTatgaaattttgaaaaaattaCAAATTTCTACTATTGTATAGTCAGATTGtctcattttcattatGATCTTTTCCACATCAAACAGGCAACTCGAACTTCTTGCCCTTCAACACCTTGGTGTAGTagatatagaagaagtctGAGTAGACGGCCGTCTGGACCAAACCAGCAATAACTGAAATGTAATCAAAATGGCCCTCTACAAAGTAACGGTACACCCAGTTGGGGATGTACAACACACGGTAGATACCCAAGGCAAAGATGTAATGAACGGTAATGTTTTCTGCTTCGCCTGTTCTTTGCAAGATGAACAACTGCGGAAGAATGGCTACGGACTCGAGCCAGATGGAAAAGGACCATACCACTTCCAAGATGGTGTACTTGTGagtcaagatcaaagaagtCACAAAGGCTCCTCCGGTAAGGTAGCGCACCTGGAAGGTGTCGAGGTGTTCTTGGGCTGTTCTCTGGTATTTGTGGGTCAAGACGTAGACGGTGTATATAGAAGAGCCGATGAAAAACACCTTGAGAAGTGAGTTGTACAAGGAgtagaacttgaagaacaagttgagGTACCGAGTCAAGTAGACCACTACGTAGAGAGCCTGGGTCTTGAGGGAGAGGCCTCGGATAGACTGATTCCTTTCGATGGcatacaacaagatgaagatggagGCCAAGTGCGAGAGATCGccaaagaaggagaagataTTCATGATTGGGATTAATCCGGAGTGGAGTGGAAGTCAAGTAATGAAAAGAGTataaagtgaaaaattcagaagtTGACATGTATCGAATTGTAAATAGTGCGGATGTGCCACGTAGTGCATGTAGGTAAAGTGTGGGTGTTCAGAAAGTAGAACGGTTAAGGATGGGGCGTACTGTCAAGTATGAGAAGGTGACGAGGCGTAGGGCTAAGTGGGCAATGTTGGATATGGGCAAAAAGTGTAAGAATTGGGTGCTTGAGCAAGTGTGTATTAGTGTCTGAATTCTTGATGGAAAGTGTCTGGTAGTGTCTGAATGAGAGTTAAGTATGAGTGAGAATTGGTTAGTCTGGGGTTTGCTGAGAATGAGATTTGCTAAGAATGAGATTTGCTAAGAATGAGATTTGCGAAGTATGAGATTTGCTGAGAATCAGTGCCACGTAAGAGTGTCAACCAAGGAGATTCTTTAAGTACATTCGTAGAAGGTACAATTATAGAAGGAGAGGGAGTAAATCATGGAAAATGTCAAATATGCCCTGAAGTTCTTCTGCTATATACCAGGTATAGATATCTATATACATTGTAGCATTACAACTCTACCTCTCTCAAGAGCTGTCTATACTGCTCCTCTTCATCCTCTCCATTTCGATTATCCTGTCTCACGTTGAATCCTGGCTTGTAGTGCAAGTTTCCGTCGTACTCCGTAGACTCTTCCCTGGACTCTACCATCTTCTCAACAGACTCAAACCATTTTCCATGTTCTTCAGAATCTATATTGTCTATGAAGCTGTCCAAGGTTTTTTCACTCAATATCCCATGCATTACTTGGTTCTGGTCATAAACTCCATAAGCTTTGACTCTACCGTCTCCCTTGAAATAGACTATAGATGGGAAGTTGCTGATCTTTAGTCCAGCTATTACATCACTGGCTGCTTGGGATCCAGCATCTACAagagagaattgaatgttACGTTCATCGCTAGACATTCTATCGGCCAATTGCTGATAGAAATGAGCAGGATATTGGTAGTTGATCCAGTCGTCCATATATGGCATAGTGAAAACCACCAACGTATCCTTCTTCAGCTGTTTGACATGGTCATCAAAGCTAGCATTATCCAAGTATTTGACTTTGGAGACAAAGTTCTTATAGTTGGGCTTTGCGTCTGGCACTTTTTCCTTGACAAACTCAAGTAATGAGAGAAtatctctttttcttttcgtGTATGTGAATATTTCCATAGTCTTGAAGTCCAAAAGCTTCAAGGTCGGATACAGTTGAACCTTGAAAAGCTGGTTCAATCTGGGGTTGACCTTCCCATTCGTCTTGATAACCTGAATAATACTGTTCTCGCCTTCCCCAGAGTCACTAGCGTTATTGAATAGTACGCTCAAGTTCTCAAAGTCCGGATTGAACTTATCACAGTACTGACACGCATCTCTATAGAAGTAAATTAGAGAATATCTGGCTCGCTTTAGATTATCTTCAATGGCTGAATCGCCGAATTCACGAATATGCTGATTTAGGCCTTTTGATCCAGTGCTGGCGACTGCAAGCACCGCCCGGATCAAGAGGATGACTCGAAACAACGCCCACACTTGCATTATAGTAATCTTCAATCTAGATACAAGAATTGGATGATTTTgcaagtgaaaaattccttATGTATGGtgatgaaaaagataaaAATTCTTGTAGACAACCTGCAAAATGTAAAAACTGCAAAATTTCCGTTTTGGGCCGTGCAGCCAGTCGCAGAAAATATTTTTGGGCCGTATAGCCAGCAAGTTTTTTTTGCAGCCCGATTTAACAGGCTGGTGCGCACATCTAATTTGGACTAAATCAGCCTAACTGGGCTGGATCGAGATTGCGGATAACTGACCCTAAGCTGGCAGTCTTGCGACAATCCAGTACTATTTGCCAGCAATGTGACGTACGGCGCCCTCGCTTAAACTGCGTAGTCCATTATTGGATAGGCTGCAGCCATGCTACAATACGTTGCCGAGTAGTATAAAGATAGAAGGAAATGTCTGAAATTTATCATTCTTGTActttcatttcttgtttttctcttcaaatATACCTTATACAAATACACAATGCATATCCACAATACTATGAAAGGGTTAATAAGTGCCCTTACTCTTGCTACTGCAGTCTCggctgcttcttcaagcttCCCAACAATAAGAGTCACAACAGTATCTACTGTAGAGTGTTCCTCCTGTTTGGTGTCCCTGGCTACTTTATACCAAAACTCTACTACAAACGCAGGAACCACTCTGACTACCTTACAAGGACTTGGAGGTATTGCgccagcagcagcttcagaaGACCCAGTTTCATCTGATCCAACTACTCTGGTAGATCCAGTGTCTTCAGAAGCTCCAGTTTCGTCTGATccagtttcttctgatccagtttcttcttccgaCCCAACTACTTCTGCTgatccaacttcttctgatcCAGTATCGTCTGATCCAATTTCATCTATCGACCCAGTCTCTTCCGACCCAGTTTCTTCCGACCCAGTTTCTTCCGACCCAGTTTCTTCCGACCCAGTTAGCTCAGATCCAAGTACTTCTAGTTCAGTTACTTCCTCCGACCCAGTctcatcctcttcttcaaaggtCAAGTCTACTATTTATGCTTACGAGACcgaagtagaagatgttGCTTTCGAAGTTACCAGGACTATCTGCCCTGACGATAACGAGTGCTATGTAACTACCGACTTGGAGTCTTCGACTACTTACACTACCACAGTTGATGGTATCTTGACAGTTATTACCACCGGAATTCCAGTGACCAAATCTGAAGGTACTACCACTGTCGATGGCGTTGAAACCATTTTCACCACCTACTGCCCATTGACTGAAACCACCCTGTCTTCTAAAGAGGCTGTATCAACTGAATCAACTACTACTGCCCCAGAGTCGTCTGCTGCCCCAGTAGAAGATGTCACTGAGACTGAGATCAACACTACCGTTATTACCATCACTTCCTGTAGCCACAATGCTTGCAAAAAGATTACCAAGACTACTGGTGTAACTACTGTCACCGAACCTAATACCATCTACACTACATACTGCCCATTGTCTTCTGAATCTATTGAGACTAGCTCTATTGAGACTTCAGTAGAGTCTACAATTTCAGAGACTACAACTTCTGCTACCCCAGAGCCTTCGACTTCTGTTGCAACAGAGTCCACAATTGTTTCAGTGGCTTCGACTTCTGAAACTCCAGTGGCCGAATCCACAGTTTCAGTTGCTTCACAGCCTGCATCATCAGAGGCCGTTTCTTCGGAGACTCCAGTACCAACGTCGTCTATTAAGACTACTCCTCTTTCGACTATTAACGttatcaccaacaacattATCACAGAAACTGCTTCTCCAGTTACTTCGTCTGAAATCCAGCCTAGCTACTCAGCAGAACCATCTATAAATCTCTTCACATATGAAGGTGCTGCTGTATCAAGCATTAGGAACACTGGATTCCTCAGTATATTTGTTGCTTTGGCTCTTGCTGTCATATAGCATTCTTGAGCAGAGAGCCCCTTCTTCTATTCATAGCATTAgatatttcaattctcgATTGGTCTTGTCGGGACCCTAGGGGAGATTTCGAATACTTCACACTCCCAATATCCAGCATCCGACTATATAGTATTATTTACGCTGGTCCAAAGGACTATTCTTAGAACCACAAACAAATGTAGAGTGTTGTCTTCTGCGTAGGTCAGAGAGAATACAGGTAAGAGGAGATTGTGGAAGTagttttcgcagccaatACAATATAATTGAGTCCATTCAAACAACACTTGAGAAGTAAACGAAAAGTGTCACGTACAAAGAC
Protein-coding regions in this window:
- a CDS encoding predicted protein codes for the protein MPLRSLVSHSVKTSNFSGGKSIVKVLLVGVGSCLTANFYYRGISNDVQAIETSVHELLPNPGAETYELGLYQSSQKEEHDRLEQHRSQRLNHDNVAVRIIYYVKYTIEDYVIDPLVSVARFVELSLIFLPVLVASPLCWFGRRDLRTGKTVRSGAQIWFAYLRWSAEVAGASFVKLGQWAASRTDIFPKEMCDELGQLHSDGTPHSLESTKRIISGSFDNLPFEEIFDAFFEKPLGVGAIAQVYIGKLSDKALSKVRKTTDWESHLQQEEDLLQDEPFLDRILVTEHNDPLTSNQYVAIKVLHPNVETKINRDLKIMKFFATVINVIPTMEWLSLPDEVEQFSMLMRLQLDLRIEGLNLAKFRHNFRHRLDIHFPKPYLGFTTRDVLVEEFIHAIPMSKMLSLSDNFGKNLSKEISDKGLDAFLKMLILDNFVHADLHPGNMMVRFYKNELFKHEREYKIVKSSNETETNRITNELMKLGDDSDAWCAKLSELYEEGYHAEICFLDVGLITELNHTDRVNFIDLFKALSEFDGYKAGELMVERSRTPETAINKEIFAIKVEKLVDRMKERTFTLGNISIGDLLDQVLGMVRNHHVRMEGDFVTVIVAILLLEGLGRQLDPELDLFARFVYALLIGFPTENEFSMFFI
- a CDS encoding putative serine esterase, which gives rise to MSSSSSTLRVTPPKEEQSAHLFVLVHGLWGSPNHMLTIERLVKDMLPSVSAEKVVTLKPSSFRFWKTYDGLERNARSVISEIFYEIETLKQKNNYNVTKISFVGYSLGGLISRYLIGLLEEMDFFATVKPIFFSTYATPHVGIEFFANNIFDNTANAVGPYLFGPSGRQMFVADTDKALREMADPNKKFYLGLAKFEKHILLANVKNDRTVAFFTSYITEYSPFDDWKVVKIKYLKNLPHLSVGDVHVRPKFVDLTRTHQLSPQDIKTFEGNKQEAMTFLQKNKVAKILAVAALAAFFLPFWIPLVLITSLYVSVYSSIKVRFLSLPEVEKHWNTLKDTVYGNSPVDPIDVQIGTEQRKRRAQLIHQESFKGDTSSITGNAMENIMYAEERFVGKNGDIKEDEEGDSENSNNTITENSANGSPVKDEDELVSDKNKKRLVSVSLELNDEAARLHLATLKVKDVEKFPLFNSKTKLEMGPDKKFIIDSLNRLDWIKVPVYLDCWNAHDGIVSRKGPTSNAKGVSNIVIWCSLLREHLKSTMVRSSSKPTDDI
- a CDS encoding predicted protein, whose protein sequence is MALFGSSSSAAPAPASKSLKQEIQDQISQELAVANATELVSKITENCFEKCISQPGTSLNGQEDFCVNQCLEKYMRSWNVISRAYITRIQQSSSEK
- a CDS encoding proteasome subunit; the protein is MNATVASEYSSEIHSVPIEHRFNPYSDNGGTVLGIAGEDFAVLAGDTRQVEGYSIQSRYQPKVFNVGDDIVMTANGFAADGAALIDRFKNQLQWYKFDHGGKKLNIKSAARYIQHLLYGKRFFPYYVSTLIAGLDEEGKGAVYSYDPVGSYEREQCRAGGAAASLIMPFLDNQVNFKNQYEPGSDGKKKRELRYLTLDEVLELVRDAFSSATERHIQVGDGLEILIVTKEGVRTEYFDLKRD
- a CDS encoding HDEL receptor for ER protein retention, yielding MNIFSFFGDLSHLASIFILLYAIERNQSIRGLSLKTQALYVVVYLTRYLNLFFKFYSLYNSLLKVFFIGSSIYTVYVLTHKYQRTAQEHLDTFQVRYLTGGAFVTSLILTHKYTILEVVWSFSIWLESVAILPQLFILQRTGEAENITVHYIFALGIYRVLYIPNWVYRYFVEGHFDYISVIAGLVQTAVYSDFFYIYYTKVLKGKKFELPV
- a CDS encoding predicted protein; the encoded protein is MQVWALFRVILLIRAVLAVASTGSKGLNQHIREFGDSAIEDNLKRARYSLIYFYRDACQYCDKFNPDFENLSVLFNNASDSGEGENSIIQVIKTNGKVNPRLNQLFKVQSYPTLKLLDFKTMEIFTYTKRKRDILSLLEFVKEKVPDAKPNYKNFVSKVKYLDNASFDDHVKQSKKDTLVVFTMPYMDDWINYQYPAHFYQQLADRMSSDERNIQFSLVDAGSQAASDVIAGLKISNFPSIVYFKGDGRVKAYGVYDQNQVMHGILSEKTLDSFIDNIDSEEHGKWFEMKRSSIDSS